The genomic stretch GCCGGCGGCGCGCAGCCGCTCCACGATCGTCGAGTCGTACGGCGGGCGCCAGCCCTCCAGGACCTTCGAGCCGACCGTGGTCGGTACGCCCCGGGTGGTGAGCACGTCCTTGACCGCGACCGGCACTCCGGCCAGCGGGCCCAGCTCCGCTCCGGCGGCCCGCCGGGCGTCCACCTCGCGGGCGGCGGCGAGCGCACCCTCGGTGTCGACGTGCAGGAAGGCGTGCACCCGGTCGTCGACCGCGGCGATCCGGTCCAGGTGCGCCGAGGTCACCTCGACCGCCGAGGTCTCGCCCGAGGCGACCAGCCCGGCGATCTCGGTGGCGGTGAGTCTGGTCAAGTCGGTCATGACGCCACATCCTCGTCCAGAATCCGTGGTACGCGGAACCGCTGCTCCTCTGCGTCGGGCGCGCCGGACAGCGCCTCCTCGGGGGTCAGGCACGGCGTCACGACGTCCTCGCGGAGCACGTTGGTCAGCGGCACCGAGTGCGAGGTCGGCGGGATGTCCGCGGCGGCGACCTCGCCCACCTGGGCGACCGCCTGGAGGATCACGTCGAGCTGGCCGGCGAAGGTGTCCAGCTCCTCCTCCGTCACGGCGAGCCGCGACAGTCGCGCCAGGTGCGCGACCTCCTCGCGGGAGATGGCGGCCATCGGTGCCCCCTTCGTGGCTGTCCTGCGTCTGCCTACGCCCACCAACGCGGCGCACGAGGCGGCGCGCGGTGACCGCAGCGAGTCTATTGTTCCGCGCCCGGCCCGCCGCCCCCGGCTCCCCGGGGCGTCCGGTCCGCCGACCGGACGCCCCGCCCGACGGGCGGTGTGCGGCGGGTCCGGCGGCGGGTCACCGAGGGCTGCGGCGGGGTACGTCCGGCTCGTCGTGGCCGCCGAGCGGGCGCAGCGGGCGGTAGCGGGCCAGCCAGGCCACCAGTTCCTCGGCCGGCATCGGCCGGGCGTAGAACCAGCCCTGTGCCGCGTCACACCCGGCCGCGTGCAGCATCCGCCAGGTCTTCTCGTCCTCCACGCCCTCGGCGACCACCCGCAACCCCAGCGCCTTGGCCAGTCCGATCGTCGACCGGACGATCGCCGCGTCGTCGGAGTCCTCGGTCATCCCGAGAACGAAGGACCGGTCGACCTTCACCTCCGACAGCGGCAGCCGGCGAAGGTGTTGCAGCGAGGAGTAGCCGGTGCCGAAGTCGTCGAGCGCGATGCCGACCCCGATCCGGTGTAACCGGGTGATCGTGGTCAGCACCCGGCGCGGATCGGCCATCAACGCGCCCTCGGTGATCTCCAGTTGCAGCCGTTCCGGCACCACGCCGTAGCGGGTCAACCGGTCGGCGATCTGGTCGGCGATCTCGCCGGTGTGCAGGTCGCGCACGCTGACGTTGAGCGCCGCCCGCAGGCCCAGGCCCGCCGCCGACCACTTGGCCAACTGTTCGACCACGTCGTCCACCACCCGACGGGTGAGCAGGCGCATCACGGCGCTCTGCTCGGCGACCCGGATCAGCTCCTCCGGGTCGACCATGCCCCGGCGGGGGTGCCGCCAGCGCAGCAGCGCCTCGACCCCGACCACCTCGCCGGTGGCGATGGCGATCTGCGGCTGGTAATACATCATGATCTCGCCCGCGTCCCCGGACGGATCGCCGCCGAACGCGGCACCGGTGGAGGGCACGACCTCGTCACCCGGCCGGTGGGCGCCGGCCGGTCCGGACCACGGCTCGCCGGGGACCGCCGCCGGGTCGCCGGGCTGGACGGTACGGCGCAGGATCGGGTCCGCGCCGGCGACGATCCGGGCGATCAGTTCGTCGTCGGGCGCGATCGCCGGGGGTCGGCGACGCCGACGGAACCACCCGCCGCGCTGCGGCACCGCCGGGGTCGCGGTCAACGCCGCCCCGTCCCCGCCCCGTACCACCGGCGCGTCGCCCGGGGCACCGGCGGACCGGCCCGCCGGGCCAGCGTCCAACACCCGGCGCAGGTCGGCCAGCAGGCCCAGCCGCTCGGCGGAGTTGTGGTCGGACTCGGCGGTGTAGACGGCGACCGTGCCATTGCGGTGCTTGGCGTCGTACATG from Micromonospora craniellae encodes the following:
- the gatC gene encoding Asp-tRNA(Asn)/Glu-tRNA(Gln) amidotransferase subunit GatC; amino-acid sequence: MAAISREEVAHLARLSRLAVTEEELDTFAGQLDVILQAVAQVGEVAAADIPPTSHSVPLTNVLREDVVTPCLTPEEALSGAPDAEEQRFRVPRILDEDVAS
- a CDS encoding putative bifunctional diguanylate cyclase/phosphodiesterase, with protein sequence MEPPDPRNLVPPGRTAPFSVFVGGVLAVAVLLSVGPLVSLAGTLSELPAAFWTMAVLAVACDARPFLPPGRRPSSSAVFPSTCFTFAILLGWGLGPAVAVQAVAVLVSGARMRHAPWRVAFNAGQYACSLAAAYAVTRLGPGGIFDGGGLGWTDIAAIGGAGVAWFLVNYGLVTTAVRLRFGERWWPNARHGLPFELLSTGSLLLLAPVLVTAARASAALVPLVLVPLFAVYRMARLTVEQRQLAALDPLTGLPNRKALLSEVNEQVHRHAERAARGEPGAHLALLLIDLDRFKNVNDALGHAVGDRLLVEVSARLTDLVPAPDMVVRLGGDEFAIVMTGVDDVTEARALADQVVRVLAEPVPLDGLPLEVGGSIGIALYPEHGEDFATLMRHADVAMYDAKHRNGTVAVYTAESDHNSAERLGLLADLRRVLDAGPAGRSAGAPGDAPVVRGGDGAALTATPAVPQRGGWFRRRRRPPAIAPDDELIARIVAGADPILRRTVQPGDPAAVPGEPWSGPAGAHRPGDEVVPSTGAAFGGDPSGDAGEIMMYYQPQIAIATGEVVGVEALLRWRHPRRGMVDPEELIRVAEQSAVMRLLTRRVVDDVVEQLAKWSAAGLGLRAALNVSVRDLHTGEIADQIADRLTRYGVVPERLQLEITEGALMADPRRVLTTITRLHRIGVGIALDDFGTGYSSLQHLRRLPLSEVKVDRSFVLGMTEDSDDAAIVRSTIGLAKALGLRVVAEGVEDEKTWRMLHAAGCDAAQGWFYARPMPAEELVAWLARYRPLRPLGGHDEPDVPRRSPR